A genomic window from Acinetobacter lwoffii includes:
- a CDS encoding class I SAM-dependent DNA methyltransferase has protein sequence MNISGTIKAIQKIMRKDVGVDGDAQRLGQLVWMLFLKVVDAREREAEALAFLEGKIFHSPIPEELRWRNWATDSEGITGDALKKFIDDQLFERLKKLSENTDDQRAFLISTVFQEANNYMKSGTLIRQVVNRIESDLDFTKSKELHAFGDIYEQLLRDLQSAGNAGEFYTPRAVVSFMTDIIAPQLDETILDPACGTGGFLTSAIEFKRKHFVKTPIDEQILHKSIFGIEKKPLPHLLCTTNMILHGIDVPTQIKHDNTLSHSLISWGLDKRVDIILTNPPFGGIEEDGIENNFPEKFRTRETADLFMVLIIQLLKAHGRAAVVLPDGFMFGEGIKTAIKEKLMEDCNLHTIVRLPKSVFAPYTPISTNILFFTKGKKTEHIWFYEHQLPQGVKAYNKTKPLQLKEFDTLKAWWGLESDGFASRVANEQAWKVSLQDIIGRGYNLDIKNPHQVEEDVKDPKELLAKYESLEAEVAKIRQQLKAILDEALGQ, from the coding sequence ATGAATATTTCAGGAACAATAAAAGCCATTCAGAAAATCATGCGTAAGGACGTTGGGGTGGATGGTGATGCACAACGCCTCGGTCAGTTAGTATGGATGTTATTCCTGAAGGTTGTCGATGCTAGAGAACGAGAAGCAGAAGCTTTAGCCTTTTTAGAAGGGAAAATTTTTCATTCCCCAATTCCTGAAGAACTGCGTTGGAGAAATTGGGCAACAGATTCTGAAGGAATTACAGGTGATGCATTAAAAAAATTTATTGATGACCAATTATTTGAAAGATTAAAAAAATTATCAGAAAATACGGATGATCAACGAGCTTTTCTTATCTCTACAGTTTTCCAAGAAGCAAATAACTATATGAAATCAGGCACACTGATTCGTCAAGTTGTCAATAGAATTGAATCAGATTTAGATTTTACTAAATCAAAAGAACTACATGCATTTGGTGATATTTACGAGCAACTTTTGAGGGATCTTCAGTCTGCGGGTAACGCCGGTGAATTTTATACACCCCGAGCAGTTGTTTCTTTCATGACAGATATTATTGCTCCTCAATTAGATGAAACGATCCTTGATCCTGCTTGTGGTACGGGAGGCTTTTTAACATCAGCAATCGAATTTAAACGTAAACATTTTGTTAAGACTCCTATTGACGAACAAATACTACATAAGTCAATTTTTGGTATTGAGAAAAAACCTTTACCTCATTTGTTATGTACAACAAATATGATTTTGCATGGTATTGATGTACCAACTCAGATTAAACATGACAATACACTATCTCATTCTTTAATTTCATGGGGACTCGATAAACGTGTTGATATCATACTTACTAATCCACCATTTGGTGGAATTGAAGAAGATGGAATAGAAAATAATTTTCCAGAGAAATTTCGTACCCGTGAGACAGCTGATCTTTTCATGGTGTTGATCATCCAACTCTTAAAAGCGCATGGTCGTGCAGCCGTGGTTTTACCAGATGGCTTTATGTTTGGTGAGGGTATCAAAACAGCCATTAAAGAAAAATTAATGGAAGACTGTAATCTACATACCATTGTTCGTTTGCCGAAGTCTGTTTTTGCACCATATACACCTATTAGTACCAATATTTTGTTCTTTACCAAGGGGAAGAAAACAGAACATATATGGTTCTATGAGCATCAATTACCACAAGGTGTAAAAGCCTATAACAAAACTAAACCGCTTCAGCTTAAAGAGTTCGATACTTTAAAAGCATGGTGGGGCTTAGAAAGTGATGGTTTTGCTAGTCGTGTAGCAAATGAGCAAGCATGGAAAGTATCACTTCAAGATATTATTGGTCGTGGCTATAACCTTGATATAAAAAATCCGCATCAAGTTGAAGAAGATGTAAAAGACCCTAAAGAGCTTTTGGCTAAATATGAGAGCCTTGAGGCTGAGGTTGCTAAAATTCGTCAGCAATTAAAAGCAATTTTAGATGAAGCTTTAGGTCAATAG
- a CDS encoding restriction endonuclease subunit S gives MTDVKELITEHLDIWLTAETEKKSGRGRSSGSNDTIYGIQKLRELILELAFLGKLVPNEKKPFNLLEQILSEQNELVKNKILKKTTDINILENSEFDYSLPNTWVLLKLGDSGYNLGQKIPTSKFSYIDVSAINSLYGRVENQSILNAEDAPSRARKIVGIGTVIYSTVRPYLNNIAVIDEVFEYEPIASTAFAVIHPYKIIDSYYLFYYLRSPLFIKYVESQQVGIAYPAINDKQFFSGLLPIPPLEEQKRIVSKVDELMELCDQLEHQQNLSSEAHDQLVDTFLNVLINSSDVEEFQQNWQCISENFSLLFTTEYSIEKLKQTILQLAVMGKLVKQDPNDEGVNFLLKRVEINKNERVKNKEIQKPKAITVEQSLKFDIPKSWEKVLLNDIAFVTKLAGFEYTKYMKLVDSGEVAVIRAQNVKPFELNENSLKYIDLETSRLLQRCALDRKALLMTFIGAGIGDVCVFDKEQRYHLAPNVAKIEPFSDPNINYLLIFLNSMYGKEEIFKSLKATAQPSISMTTIREIWLPLPPLAEQNRIVEKVNQLFSIIDKLQTLQGKLQKTKIHLTDSLVASALSDLNDKSESEVTDNVVQFEKPIETIKQSKQKSSDQIDLFTDESVDDDLKLLSLAAEITFQLHTEPTFGHLKLQKLIYLCQQLKHMDLAADFKQHAAGPYDPVMARYLDKEFKDHEWFSYDPKRDLKYKPLSRCNDHRSAFNKYFAKDVSEIYDLIGLFRTSKSDHIEIIATLFACWLRLLEKKQSVTEEQLLKDFYAWSEEKNRFSKAEVLNGYKWMKMYSITPIR, from the coding sequence ATGACAGATGTTAAAGAACTCATTACTGAGCATTTAGATATTTGGTTAACAGCTGAAACTGAGAAAAAGTCGGGGCGTGGGCGCAGTTCAGGTTCAAATGATACGATTTATGGCATTCAGAAATTACGTGAATTAATTTTGGAATTGGCTTTCCTTGGTAAATTAGTACCTAATGAAAAAAAACCTTTTAATTTGTTAGAACAAATTTTGAGTGAGCAAAATGAATTAGTAAAAAATAAAATTTTAAAAAAGACTACAGATATAAATATTCTAGAAAATAGTGAATTTGACTATTCTTTGCCTAATACATGGGTTCTATTAAAACTAGGTGATTCAGGTTATAACTTAGGACAAAAAATTCCTACTTCCAAATTTTCTTATATTGATGTGTCTGCAATTAATAGTCTTTATGGACGTGTAGAAAATCAATCAATTTTAAATGCTGAGGATGCACCTTCACGAGCACGTAAGATAGTGGGGATTGGTACGGTTATATATTCTACGGTTAGACCTTATCTCAACAATATTGCCGTCATTGATGAGGTTTTTGAGTACGAACCTATTGCAAGTACAGCTTTTGCTGTAATCCATCCATATAAGATTATTGATTCTTATTATTTATTTTATTACTTACGTAGTCCTTTGTTTATAAAATATGTTGAGTCGCAACAAGTAGGGATTGCTTATCCTGCCATTAATGATAAGCAATTCTTCAGTGGGTTATTACCAATTCCACCATTAGAAGAACAAAAACGTATCGTTAGTAAAGTCGATGAATTGATGGAATTATGTGATCAACTCGAACATCAGCAAAATTTAAGTTCGGAAGCGCACGATCAATTAGTTGATACATTTTTGAATGTTTTGATTAACTCATCCGACGTTGAAGAGTTCCAGCAGAATTGGCAATGTATTTCAGAAAACTTTAGTCTGCTATTTACCACTGAATACAGTATTGAAAAGTTAAAACAAACAATTTTGCAGTTAGCTGTAATGGGCAAGTTAGTGAAACAAGACCCTAATGATGAAGGAGTTAATTTTTTACTTAAAAGAGTAGAAATAAATAAAAATGAGAGAGTTAAGAATAAAGAAATACAAAAACCCAAAGCAATTACTGTTGAGCAGTCATTAAAGTTTGATATCCCCAAAAGTTGGGAAAAAGTACTTCTAAATGATATTGCATTTGTAACTAAATTAGCTGGTTTTGAATATACTAAATATATGAAGTTAGTAGATTCAGGCGAGGTTGCAGTTATTAGAGCACAGAATGTAAAACCGTTTGAGCTAAACGAAAACAGTCTAAAGTATATTGACTTGGAAACCTCTCGATTATTACAAAGGTGTGCATTAGATAGAAAAGCTTTATTGATGACATTTATTGGAGCTGGAATTGGAGACGTCTGTGTATTCGATAAGGAACAAAGATATCATCTAGCGCCGAATGTAGCTAAAATTGAGCCATTTTCTGACCCAAATATTAATTATCTTTTAATCTTTTTAAATAGTATGTATGGGAAAGAGGAAATTTTTAAATCGCTTAAAGCTACAGCCCAACCTAGTATTTCAATGACAACAATTCGTGAAATTTGGTTGCCTCTACCTCCATTAGCTGAACAAAATAGAATTGTTGAAAAAGTAAACCAACTCTTTTCTATAATTGATAAGTTGCAAACGCTTCAAGGTAAATTACAAAAAACTAAGATTCATTTAACAGATAGTTTGGTTGCTAGTGCCTTGAGTGATTTAAATGATAAAAGTGAGTCTGAAGTCACTGATAATGTTGTCCAATTTGAAAAGCCAATTGAGACTATTAAACAGTCGAAGCAAAAAAGTAGTGATCAAATTGATTTATTTACAGATGAAAGCGTTGATGATGATTTGAAGCTTTTATCTTTAGCTGCTGAAATCACGTTTCAGTTGCATACAGAGCCAACTTTTGGTCATTTAAAACTGCAAAAGTTGATCTACTTATGCCAACAACTAAAACATATGGATTTGGCGGCTGACTTTAAACAACATGCCGCTGGTCCATATGATCCAGTTATGGCACGTTATTTAGATAAAGAGTTTAAAGATCATGAGTGGTTTAGTTACGATCCTAAGCGAGACTTAAAGTACAAACCTCTCAGTAGATGTAATGATCATAGATCTGCATTTAATAAGTATTTTGCTAAAGATGTATCTGAGATTTATGACTTAATAGGACTTTTTAGAACAAGTAAATCTGACCATATAGAAATTATTGCAACACTTTTTGCATGTTGGTTACGTTTGTTAGAGAAAAAACAATCTGTTACTGAAGAACAGCTTTTGAAAGATTTTTATGCTTGGTCGGAAGAAAAGAATCGATTTAGTAAAGCTGAAGTATTAAATGGTTACAAGTGGATGAAGATGTATTCCATAACACCAATAAGATAA
- a CDS encoding RNA-directed DNA polymerase: MSYQAVFTGWEDLKLKDLLVAYRKAKADCFFENTFPTAVKFAEYEQKLLPNLRKLLEKLKKDNGFFENEKFLGQYRVVPKKLIINKKSDTNSISHVHFSDPKKNLNKLFGENEISPSFRIIGDFPVETHIISALWINMVGEQFDERLTESCYGARLKRIENDEEFSLNMRKPFHISAIGSFTPYFQPYQKWRNDGLNAIRDELEKDKSVIAVSLDLKSYYHYIDPKIIVSENLHKTFDLTLSEHELLFTKQLANFLEEWAKQAVVFSKKISVECEISGGLAIGLTASRIISNMILHRWDKLIKEKLTPIHYGRYVDDMFLVLKDAGNISNSDDLMKFLQERIGDEILKPDDKDPKKWLINQPNSKNDSTLIQLQSDKQKLFLLEGRTGLDLLDSIEKDIYELSSEHRLMPSPDQLDQSTAAKVLSAAGSVGENADTLRRADGLTIRRLSWALQLRHVETLARDLPSKVWKKQRDEFYQFAHNHILRPDSIFEHFSYLPRLLGFAIGLNEWHQAELIVLRAYQSLDLLKAAIFDQDRAKFYGEVNGSKCDLHEDIWQEIKHSLTILFIDAATKYYDPKDLFEDKEPKQKSLEDIFFRGLFENIDSISDLLNTDLSITNFKEKALLVLNSDLGKTPYKQILALNISNKLLDKENKRRNEKLIRRFLETELISTDSLRLFLKSSFPKRFNKENYSNKYSFEIFLPYLFPTRPYSTAEISELAPECVGLPQNNKKFCNTSPTKIWARYCQAVRGVWVKPTLLAIANDNNDKLNCSRSLRLGTDSKDKVIVALTNLKTSQKDWTHTAANKPNLSLDRYKRISDLVNDILRLNPRPDYVFFPELSIPLEWVDSISSRLCAAGISIIAGTEYRHTASNKLISEALLILSDNRLGHYAFAKIWQPKLEPAVGEDKELTSVYGKAWDFARTKYKTEKDQFKVLKKPIYIHNNFHFGVMVCSELQNSKSRISFQGKVDALSVLSWNQDLETFSTLIESAALDVHAYTILVNNRSYGDSRIRVPAKQSFNRDLARVRGGENDFVVAATIDIKELRAFQSRSTRWTQEGDKFKPLPEGFTISKFRKLSPPIK; encoded by the coding sequence ATGTCGTATCAGGCGGTTTTTACAGGATGGGAAGATCTTAAATTAAAGGATTTACTCGTAGCTTATAGAAAAGCTAAAGCAGATTGTTTTTTTGAGAATACTTTCCCCACAGCAGTAAAATTTGCAGAGTATGAACAAAAATTATTACCTAATTTAAGAAAACTTTTGGAAAAATTAAAAAAAGATAATGGTTTTTTTGAGAATGAGAAATTCTTAGGGCAATATCGAGTTGTCCCTAAAAAATTAATAATAAATAAGAAGTCTGATACCAATAGCATTAGTCATGTACATTTTTCAGATCCAAAAAAAAATTTAAATAAGTTATTTGGTGAAAATGAGATAAGTCCATCATTTCGTATCATTGGCGATTTCCCCGTAGAAACACATATTATTTCAGCCCTCTGGATTAATATGGTTGGAGAGCAGTTTGATGAACGATTAACTGAGTCTTGCTATGGGGCACGACTAAAACGTATAGAAAATGATGAAGAGTTTTCTTTAAATATGAGAAAACCTTTCCATATCAGTGCAATAGGATCATTTACACCGTACTTTCAGCCTTATCAAAAATGGCGAAATGATGGGTTAAATGCTATACGAGATGAATTAGAAAAAGATAAAAGTGTTATAGCAGTATCTTTGGACTTAAAAAGTTATTACCACTACATTGATCCAAAAATCATTGTTTCTGAAAATTTGCATAAAACATTTGATCTTACTCTTAGTGAGCATGAGCTTTTATTTACTAAGCAATTAGCTAATTTTTTAGAAGAATGGGCAAAACAGGCTGTTGTATTTTCAAAAAAAATCTCCGTTGAATGTGAGATATCAGGTGGCTTAGCAATAGGCTTAACTGCAAGCAGAATTATCTCTAATATGATTTTGCACCGTTGGGATAAATTAATTAAAGAAAAACTTACTCCAATTCATTATGGTCGTTATGTAGATGATATGTTTTTAGTATTAAAAGATGCTGGGAATATAAGTAATAGTGATGACTTAATGAAATTCTTACAAGAAAGAATTGGAGATGAGATACTAAAACCAGATGATAAGGACCCAAAAAAATGGTTGATTAATCAACCTAACTCTAAGAATGACTCAACCTTAATACAATTGCAATCTGATAAACAAAAGCTATTTCTTTTAGAAGGACGAACAGGGTTAGATTTATTAGATAGTATTGAAAAAGACATTTATGAGCTTTCGAGTGAACATCGTTTGATGCCTTCACCTGATCAACTAGATCAGTCAACAGCTGCGAAGGTGCTTTCAGCAGCTGGAAGTGTAGGTGAAAATGCTGATACTTTACGGAGAGCAGATGGATTAACGATAAGAAGATTAAGTTGGGCATTGCAATTAAGGCATGTTGAGACACTTGCTCGTGATTTACCTTCTAAGGTGTGGAAAAAACAAAGAGATGAGTTTTACCAATTTGCTCATAATCATATTTTAAGACCTGATAGTATATTTGAGCATTTTTCATATTTACCTCGTTTGCTCGGATTTGCTATCGGTTTGAATGAATGGCATCAAGCAGAATTAATTGTATTAAGAGCATATCAATCATTAGATCTTCTTAAAGCAGCAATTTTTGATCAAGATAGAGCAAAATTTTATGGAGAAGTTAATGGTTCAAAATGTGATCTTCATGAAGATATTTGGCAAGAAATCAAACATTCATTAACAATACTATTTATAGATGCTGCAACAAAATACTATGATCCGAAAGACCTTTTTGAAGATAAAGAACCAAAGCAAAAAAGTTTAGAAGATATATTTTTCCGTGGTTTATTTGAAAATATCGATTCAATTAGTGATTTACTTAATACTGATTTGAGTATCACAAACTTTAAAGAAAAAGCATTATTAGTTTTAAACTCTGACTTGGGTAAAACACCTTATAAACAAATTTTAGCTTTAAATATAAGTAATAAACTATTGGATAAAGAAAATAAAAGACGAAACGAAAAGCTTATTAGACGTTTCTTGGAAACAGAGCTGATTTCTACTGATTCCTTGAGATTATTCTTAAAATCGTCATTCCCAAAGAGATTCAATAAGGAAAACTATTCTAATAAATATAGTTTTGAAATATTTTTACCCTACTTATTTCCTACAAGACCATATTCAACAGCAGAAATCTCTGAATTGGCACCTGAGTGTGTGGGTTTGCCTCAAAATAATAAGAAGTTTTGTAACACTTCGCCTACTAAAATATGGGCTAGGTATTGCCAAGCAGTACGTGGTGTATGGGTAAAACCTACTTTGTTAGCTATCGCTAATGATAATAATGATAAGCTCAATTGTTCAAGGTCTTTAAGATTAGGAACTGATAGTAAAGATAAAGTTATAGTGGCCTTAACTAATCTAAAAACATCTCAAAAGGATTGGACTCATACAGCAGCGAATAAACCTAATTTAAGTTTAGATAGATATAAGAGAATATCTGATTTAGTGAATGATATTTTGAGGCTAAACCCTAGACCTGACTATGTATTTTTTCCAGAATTATCTATTCCTTTAGAGTGGGTTGATAGTATCTCCTCTAGGTTGTGTGCTGCTGGAATAAGTATTATTGCTGGAACTGAATATAGACATACTGCAAGCAATAAGTTAATAAGTGAAGCTTTATTAATATTATCTGATAACCGTTTAGGGCATTATGCATTTGCTAAGATTTGGCAACCTAAGCTTGAACCAGCTGTAGGTGAAGACAAAGAGTTAACTAGTGTGTACGGAAAAGCGTGGGATTTTGCTAGAACGAAGTATAAGACTGAAAAAGATCAATTTAAAGTTCTAAAAAAGCCAATATACATACATAATAATTTTCATTTTGGAGTTATGGTTTGTTCTGAATTGCAAAATAGCAAATCAAGAATAAGTTTCCAAGGAAAGGTTGATGCTCTTTCAGTACTTAGTTGGAATCAAGATTTAGAAACATTTTCTACATTAATAGAGTCAGCAGCTCTTGATGTTCATGCTTATACAATTCTTGTAAATAATAGATCATATGGTGATAGTCGAATTCGTGTGCCAGCTAAACAATCCTTTAATCGAGATTTAGCAAGAGTAAGAGGTGGTGAAAATGATTTTGTTGTTGCAGCTACAATTGATATTAAAGAACTAAGAGCTTTTCAAAGTAGGTCAACACGCTGGACCCAAGAAGGCGACAAATTTAAACCATTACCTGAAGGCTTTACGATATCGAAATTTCGAAAGTTATCGCCTCCAATTAAGTAG
- a CDS encoding ribonucleotide-diphosphate reductase subunit beta, with amino-acid sequence MSILSWDDFEDDSQKPAAPEQQPAPVEPQKATNSQMVSDAGNASPDVAAAQPLRATQNRGSNPTDSLARASASLEQLDVAPGLEELEMGAQRVQVDDKAMINCRADLNQLVPFKYEWAWQKYLDGCANHWMPQEVNMNHDIALWKSENGLTEDERTIVMRSLGFFSTADSLVANNLVLAIYRHITNPECRQYILRQAFEEAIHTHAYQYCIESLGMDEGEVFNMYREVPSVARKAAWGLKYTQSLSDPTFKTGTPENDQILLRNLIAFYCVLEGIFFYCGFSQILSMGRRNKMNGVAEQFQYILRDESMHLNFGIDMINQIKIENPGLWTTEFQEEIIQMILEGTMLEIEYARDTMPRGVLGMNAGMMEEYLKFIANRRLAQLGLPEQFAGVNNPFQWMSEMMDLRKEKNFFETRVTDYQTGGALSW; translated from the coding sequence ATGTCTATCCTAAGTTGGGACGATTTCGAAGATGATTCGCAAAAACCGGCTGCACCTGAACAGCAGCCTGCGCCCGTCGAGCCGCAAAAAGCGACTAATTCACAGATGGTATCTGATGCAGGCAACGCATCGCCGGATGTGGCAGCTGCACAACCCCTTAGAGCCACTCAAAACCGAGGATCAAATCCAACCGATTCGCTGGCAAGAGCATCTGCTTCCCTAGAGCAACTTGATGTTGCACCGGGCCTGGAAGAGCTTGAAATGGGTGCGCAACGTGTACAGGTTGATGATAAGGCGATGATCAACTGTCGTGCAGACTTGAACCAGCTTGTTCCATTCAAATACGAATGGGCTTGGCAGAAGTATCTGGACGGATGTGCAAACCACTGGATGCCGCAAGAAGTCAACATGAACCACGACATTGCGTTGTGGAAGTCTGAAAATGGCTTGACTGAAGATGAACGTACCATCGTGATGCGTTCACTTGGTTTCTTCTCGACTGCCGATTCACTGGTTGCAAACAATCTGGTATTGGCGATTTACCGTCACATTACCAACCCTGAATGCCGTCAGTACATCTTGCGTCAGGCGTTTGAAGAAGCGATTCACACGCATGCTTACCAGTACTGTATCGAGTCGCTAGGCATGGATGAAGGCGAAGTCTTCAACATGTACCGCGAAGTACCGTCAGTTGCACGTAAAGCGGCGTGGGGCCTGAAATATACCCAGTCTTTAAGTGATCCTACTTTCAAAACTGGTACACCTGAAAATGACCAGATCCTGCTTCGCAACCTGATCGCATTCTACTGTGTCCTTGAAGGTATCTTCTTCTATTGCGGTTTCAGCCAGATCCTGTCGATGGGCCGTCGTAACAAGATGAATGGTGTTGCAGAGCAGTTCCAGTACATTCTGCGTGATGAGTCAATGCACCTGAACTTTGGTATCGATATGATCAACCAGATCAAGATCGAAAACCCGGGTCTATGGACCACTGAATTCCAGGAAGAAATCATTCAGATGATTCTTGAAGGTACGATGCTGGAAATCGAATATGCACGTGACACTATGCCACGCGGTGTACTCGGCATGAATGCTGGCATGATGGAAGAATACCTGAAGTTTATTGCCAACCGTCGTCTGGCGCAGTTAGGCTTGCCTGAACAGTTTGCTGGTGTGAACAACCCGTTCCAGTGGATGTCAGAGATGATGGACTTGCGTAAAGAGAAGAATTTCTTCGAGACGCGCGTAACAGATTACCAAACTGGCGGTGCGTTAAGCTGGTAA